From the Candidatus Krumholzibacteriota bacterium genome, one window contains:
- a CDS encoding MBL fold metallo-hydrolase, with protein sequence MDRYRIRSFLAGEGTWKRKFILLSIGLAVSIYIYHNGSASEQVTVDFLGAAREVGGSCHLVTAGGTRFLVDCGALGSAGEEGLPGDAASLSFVLLTHAHSDHCGLIPRLCERGFAGPVFCTRATAEITPIMLKMGRGFSRRKVSKTSFERAIESLTPVPFDTIMERGPVSFRFRRAGHLIGAGFIEIWIASHPDTVKVVFSGDIGSGSSLLIPPPETCEKADYVIIESTYGSTVREKKPLLKEYPGDQEGKGPLTGRGNTGSDLPGGHDEFARAIARTLEEGGDVLVPAFTLGRTQEVIAAIDLYCSYGIIPRGTLVYTDSPTAEKISDIYRSRIDDLSSWARSFYHGEVLRSENLREVRSKTSLKVHARRHAPAIFISSSGDLDHANSPRHLAAMFDDPENLVCIVGWQPPSSAGRRLLDGADPLLLKYSSGRTHREEWISPALRVMRFSSFSAHADQDQLVSWLSGIDGVRKVFLVHGEYESAASLSKRIEKELGIDTVIPRRGDKAILPGPAKDHDSPAAAAERPVSRRSGYGGTS encoded by the coding sequence GTGGATCGTTATCGAATAAGATCATTTCTTGCCGGCGAGGGTACATGGAAGAGGAAATTCATCCTCCTCTCCATAGGCCTGGCTGTGTCGATCTATATTTATCATAACGGATCAGCCTCGGAACAGGTTACTGTCGATTTCCTCGGAGCGGCCAGGGAAGTCGGAGGATCATGCCACCTCGTCACTGCCGGTGGTACACGATTTCTGGTCGACTGCGGAGCACTGGGAAGTGCCGGTGAGGAAGGTCTTCCCGGCGACGCCGCTTCATTGTCATTCGTCCTGCTTACTCACGCCCATTCCGATCACTGCGGATTGATCCCGCGTCTCTGTGAACGGGGGTTTGCCGGACCTGTCTTCTGCACGCGAGCGACAGCGGAGATAACTCCGATCATGTTGAAGATGGGAAGGGGTTTTTCGCGCAGGAAGGTGTCGAAAACTTCGTTCGAAAGGGCTATTGAGAGCCTCACTCCGGTGCCGTTCGATACGATCATGGAGAGGGGACCCGTATCTTTCCGGTTCAGGAGGGCGGGGCATCTTATCGGAGCTGGATTTATAGAGATCTGGATAGCGAGTCATCCTGACACGGTAAAAGTTGTATTTTCCGGAGACATCGGCTCAGGCAGTTCTCTGCTGATCCCCCCGCCTGAGACCTGTGAAAAGGCTGATTATGTAATCATCGAATCGACATACGGTTCCACGGTAAGGGAAAAGAAGCCGTTATTGAAAGAATATCCCGGCGATCAAGAGGGGAAAGGGCCATTAACCGGTAGGGGAAATACAGGAAGCGATCTTCCGGGTGGGCATGACGAATTTGCTCGCGCCATCGCGCGGACTCTCGAAGAAGGTGGCGATGTTCTTGTACCGGCTTTTACGCTGGGAAGGACGCAGGAGGTAATAGCCGCGATAGATCTTTACTGTTCGTACGGGATCATCCCTCGCGGGACCCTTGTTTATACTGACAGCCCGACGGCGGAAAAGATCTCCGATATCTACAGGAGTCGGATCGACGATCTTTCAAGTTGGGCAAGGTCGTTTTATCATGGTGAAGTCCTGCGCTCGGAAAATCTCAGAGAGGTCAGAAGCAAGACTTCGTTGAAAGTCCATGCGAGAAGACATGCTCCCGCAATTTTTATCTCTTCAAGCGGGGACCTCGATCACGCGAATTCCCCCAGGCATCTCGCGGCGATGTTCGATGACCCGGAGAACCTCGTATGCATAGTGGGGTGGCAGCCTCCGAGCTCTGCCGGGAGGCGGCTTCTCGATGGAGCGGATCCTCTGCTTCTGAAGTATTCATCCGGCAGGACCCACAGGGAAGAATGGATATCCCCGGCGCTTAGAGTGATGAGATTCTCCTCTTTCTCGGCGCACGCTGATCAGGATCAGCTTGTAAGCTGGCTGTCGGGTATCGATGGAGTCAGAAAGGTATTTCTCGTCCACGGGGAGTACGAAAGCGCCGCTTCTCTGTCGAAGAGGATTGAGAAAGAACTCGGCATTGATACGGTGATCCCCAGGCGGGGAGATAAGGCGATACTGCCCGGGCCGGCAAAGGATCATGATTCGCCCGCGGCGGCGGCGGAAAGACCCGTTTCGCGGCGCTCCGGATACGGAGGTACGTCATGA
- a CDS encoding carbon starvation protein A, producing MMSALAVAVATLAAYLVAYRVYARFIGRKILALDPERKTPAYESEDGIDFVPTRPIILFGHHFASIAGLGPILGPAIAVIWGWLPAVLWILFGSIFMGGVHDLTSLFVSLRNRGHSIGDVTRSLAGRRAHLLFLVLIFFTLSLCMGTFVRVIATLFSDTYHPESVVPVAVLIVLAVIVGLLVYRRGVNLAMATIVALVLMLFSIWLGIHYPVTGVGQTGWVYLLITYAFIASVLPVWLLLQPRDYLNAYQLVIGMILMYVGLFIFRPEISAPAINNQSTGVPPLFPFLFITIACGAISGFHSLVATGTTSKQLMKETHAVPVGYGGMLAEGLLAMIVVLACTSGVTRSAWHGHYSSWQAASGLTAKMMAFVDGAGVFVSKTGIPIEVAKSFIVVMAVGFAMTTLDSGTRLLRYNIEELGEGLGIRLLRNRYLAAFAAIAGIGYFSIMTIGGKPAGLALWALFGTTNQVLASLGLLTVSLFLYRLGKPIVYTAVPMVGMMIMTSTAMVMRIRSNFADGEWPLLVIGVLILVLVVWLVIESLIAFRGGSKGRENRQA from the coding sequence ATGATGAGCGCTCTTGCTGTTGCTGTCGCGACTTTGGCAGCTTATCTGGTTGCTTACAGAGTTTACGCGAGATTTATCGGAAGAAAGATCCTCGCGCTCGATCCTGAAAGAAAGACACCGGCCTATGAATCGGAGGACGGGATAGATTTTGTGCCGACCAGGCCGATTATTCTGTTTGGACACCATTTCGCCTCGATAGCCGGTCTCGGACCTATACTGGGACCTGCGATCGCGGTGATCTGGGGATGGCTTCCGGCTGTTCTGTGGATCCTTTTCGGTTCGATATTCATGGGAGGAGTCCACGACCTTACCTCTCTTTTCGTATCGCTCAGAAACAGGGGGCACTCGATCGGTGATGTCACCAGGTCGCTCGCGGGACGCAGGGCGCACCTGCTGTTCCTCGTGCTTATATTCTTTACTCTTTCACTCTGCATGGGGACATTTGTCAGGGTCATAGCGACCCTGTTTTCCGATACATACCATCCAGAGTCTGTCGTTCCCGTGGCAGTCCTGATAGTCCTGGCCGTCATCGTCGGTCTTCTAGTCTATCGAAGGGGAGTTAATCTGGCAATGGCTACGATAGTGGCCCTGGTGTTGATGCTTTTTTCAATATGGCTGGGGATCCACTATCCTGTCACGGGCGTCGGACAGACAGGTTGGGTCTACCTGCTTATCACTTACGCTTTTATAGCGAGCGTCCTGCCGGTCTGGCTTCTTCTTCAACCGAGGGATTATCTCAACGCTTACCAGCTTGTCATAGGTATGATATTGATGTATGTGGGTCTTTTTATTTTCAGGCCTGAAATATCGGCGCCGGCAATCAATAATCAATCGACCGGTGTTCCTCCTCTCTTTCCTTTTCTCTTTATCACGATCGCGTGCGGAGCGATCTCCGGGTTTCACAGCCTGGTCGCGACGGGAACTACTTCAAAGCAGTTGATGAAAGAGACGCATGCCGTTCCCGTAGGATACGGAGGGATGCTTGCCGAAGGGCTCCTCGCGATGATCGTCGTCCTCGCCTGCACATCGGGAGTTACGAGATCGGCATGGCACGGGCATTATTCGTCCTGGCAGGCGGCATCAGGGCTGACCGCCAAGATGATGGCTTTCGTAGATGGAGCTGGAGTATTCGTCTCTAAAACAGGTATTCCGATCGAAGTAGCGAAAAGTTTCATCGTCGTTATGGCGGTCGGATTCGCCATGACGACACTTGATTCAGGTACACGGCTTTTAAGATACAATATCGAGGAACTCGGCGAGGGACTCGGTATCAGGCTTCTCAGGAACAGATATTTAGCGGCTTTTGCCGCGATAGCCGGGATCGGTTATTTCAGTATCATGACGATCGGCGGTAAACCGGCCGGACTGGCGTTATGGGCGCTTTTCGGGACGACGAACCAGGTTCTGGCCTCGCTCGGGCTGTTGACCGTTTCACTATTCCTTTACAGGCTGGGAAAACCGATCGTCTATACGGCGGTACCGATGGTGGGGATGATGATCATGACCTCGACGGCGATGGTGATGAGGATAAGGTCGAATTTCGCCGACGGGGAGTGGCCTCTGCTTGTAATAGGAGTGTTGATCCTTGTTCTCGTAGTCTGGCTCGTGATCGAATCCCTTATAGCATTCCGGGGGGGCTCGAAGGGGCGGGAAAACAGGCAGGCTTGA
- a CDS encoding YfcE family phosphodiesterase, which produces MKLTVVSDSHDHIQNLDRAMEMASQIYTSQLLHCGDLCSPFMVEHLARFRGDVHLVFGNNDGDRLTIARLAEKYPNVNIYGESGILRTGPATIAWTHLPEFGAGLAATGDFDAVFSGHTHRRKSVKAGKTWHINPGELMGLREAPGFATFDLETFEVEYYNLWQPSG; this is translated from the coding sequence ATGAAACTTACTGTCGTCAGCGATTCTCACGACCACATTCAAAACCTTGACAGGGCTATGGAAATGGCCAGTCAGATCTATACAAGTCAGCTGCTCCATTGCGGCGACCTCTGCTCACCCTTCATGGTCGAACACCTTGCCCGTTTCCGTGGAGATGTCCATCTTGTCTTCGGAAACAACGACGGTGACAGGCTCACGATAGCGAGGTTGGCGGAAAAATATCCGAATGTAAATATCTATGGAGAATCCGGCATCCTGCGGACCGGCCCGGCAACAATAGCCTGGACTCACCTCCCGGAATTCGGCGCGGGCCTGGCCGCGACGGGTGATTTTGACGCCGTATTTTCCGGGCATACCCATAGAAGAAAATCAGTAAAGGCAGGAAAGACATGGCATATCAATCCCGGAGAACTGATGGGCCTGAGGGAAGCGCCAGGATTCGCCACCTTCGACCTCGAGACGTTTGAAGTGGAATATTACAACCTCTGGCAACCTTCCGGATAA
- a CDS encoding thiamine biosynthesis protein codes for MERTPYAIGMISGGLDSLLATLVLARTGARIEGLHFLNGFAQGSMKGRVYHGKSIGDIADEKEKELSALFGINVSVIDVSEEFLGLLSSPKHGFGKNINPCVDCRIFLLKKARDIMISRKADLIYTGEVVGQRPMSQHLSAMRTVEKESGLEGLLLRPLSARLLPPTDAEKSGLIDRELLLDIQGRTRRRQMELVEELKIDQYQSPAGGCVLTDENYAKKFIDYTRHNGGSRLTVEDTVLLSTGRHLRLSPRTKIVVGRNQEENEYIESKWKDSLLAAAVDFPGPTVLVQGDPDDEDILAAASVTARYGKGNGEDSVRVSFRTGGEEMIVEVRPARDDDLKKFHILSG; via the coding sequence ATGGAAAGGACACCTTACGCGATCGGAATGATATCAGGAGGTCTTGACAGCCTTCTCGCGACTCTTGTCCTGGCAAGGACCGGAGCCAGAATAGAGGGGTTGCATTTCCTTAACGGGTTCGCGCAGGGAAGTATGAAAGGGCGCGTCTATCATGGTAAAAGCATCGGCGATATCGCCGACGAAAAAGAGAAAGAGCTGTCGGCTCTTTTCGGCATCAACGTCTCCGTGATAGATGTCTCGGAAGAATTTCTCGGCCTCTTGTCAAGCCCGAAGCACGGATTTGGTAAAAATATCAATCCCTGCGTCGACTGCAGGATATTCCTCCTGAAAAAAGCCAGAGATATAATGATAAGCAGAAAAGCCGATCTTATCTATACCGGTGAAGTTGTCGGACAGAGGCCTATGTCCCAGCACCTTTCAGCGATGAGGACCGTGGAAAAAGAGAGCGGACTGGAAGGGTTGTTATTAAGGCCTCTCAGCGCCAGGCTTCTTCCTCCGACGGATGCGGAAAAAAGCGGTCTGATCGACAGGGAGCTACTTCTCGACATCCAGGGAAGGACGAGGAGGAGGCAGATGGAACTGGTCGAGGAGCTGAAAATCGATCAATATCAGTCTCCCGCCGGTGGATGCGTCCTTACAGACGAGAATTACGCGAAGAAATTCATCGATTATACGAGACATAATGGCGGCAGCAGACTTACCGTCGAGGACACTGTGCTCCTTTCGACGGGAAGGCATCTCAGGCTTTCCCCGAGGACAAAGATAGTGGTGGGACGGAATCAGGAAGAAAATGAATATATCGAGAGCAAATGGAAAGATTCCCTTCTCGCCGCTGCCGTGGATTTTCCAGGACCTACCGTTTTGGTGCAGGGAGATCCTGACGATGAAGATATTCTCGCCGCTGCTTCTGTCACCGCGAGATATGGCAAGGGAAACGGTGAGGATTCAGTGAGGGTCTCTTTCAGGACAGGTGGCGAGGAGATGATAGTCGAGGTCAGGCCTGCCCGCGATGATGATCTCAAAAAATTTCACATCCTTTCAGGATGA
- a CDS encoding ABC transporter permease, which produces MAEMEKTGYISCLTACSGRNGRNLSCRGSSFFDDRIAVISMILILFIITISAAAPLMTPYGCNDIDLDNISALPTAEHLLGTDDLGRDLFSRLLYGGRYTLLVAFLTVMISTLIGMIMGSLAGYFGGYADRIVSSLTDLFLSVPVFLVLMVLASFGRGHLWLIPLVIGGGTWMETSRVVRSRLIQLKEEEFVAAARLLGGADMKIIFKHLLPQAAMPVTVSAVVGFASAILIESSLSFLGFGVQPPVPSWGNMLHNAQMSLRVSPVSAFAPGFLIFMAALAFNFIGAGLKRSLAPGGE; this is translated from the coding sequence ATGGCTGAAATGGAAAAAACCGGATATATCTCCTGCCTGACGGCCTGTTCCGGGCGAAATGGAAGGAATCTGTCTTGCCGGGGCAGTTCCTTCTTCGACGACAGGATCGCGGTGATATCGATGATCCTGATCCTCTTTATCATCACGATATCTGCCGCCGCACCCCTTATGACTCCATATGGATGCAACGATATTGATCTCGATAATATTTCCGCGCTTCCAACGGCCGAACATCTTCTGGGAACGGATGATCTCGGCCGGGATCTCTTCAGTCGGCTGCTCTATGGTGGAAGATATACTCTTCTTGTGGCTTTTCTGACGGTGATGATATCGACCCTGATCGGAATGATAATGGGAAGTCTTGCCGGGTATTTCGGTGGATATGCCGACAGGATCGTATCATCCCTGACAGACCTTTTTCTCTCGGTCCCGGTTTTTCTTGTTCTTATGGTCCTCGCTTCGTTCGGACGGGGACATCTCTGGTTGATCCCTCTTGTCATAGGCGGCGGTACATGGATGGAGACATCGCGCGTCGTAAGATCGAGGTTGATCCAGTTGAAGGAAGAGGAATTTGTCGCGGCGGCAAGGCTGCTTGGTGGAGCGGATATGAAAATAATATTCAAACACCTTCTTCCGCAGGCGGCGATGCCGGTCACTGTTTCGGCGGTAGTCGGATTCGCCAGCGCCATACTGATAGAAAGCTCTCTCAGTTTCCTCGGGTTCGGTGTCCAGCCTCCCGTGCCATCATGGGGAAACATGCTTCACAACGCCCAGATGTCTCTACGGGTATCACCTGTCAGCGCCTTTGCTCCCGGGTTTCTGATTTTCATGGCGGCGCTCGCCTTCAATTTTATCGGAGCTGGATTGAAACGCTCTCTTGCGCCTGGCGGCGAATGA
- a CDS encoding NUDIX hydrolase, giving the protein MAREKRIFCPWCGNRLGKKMDEGRVRDYCEKEDRLIYDNPLPASTSLVFDGKDNILLVLRNCEPGIDQWALPGGFVETGESPADAAMRELREETGLTGRDPELIDVIFQESLFYGTSILIIGYRVDSFSGEIMAADDASEARFFKISGLPPLAFDSHSKMIKKALEKE; this is encoded by the coding sequence ATGGCCAGAGAGAAAAGAATATTCTGCCCGTGGTGCGGCAACCGGCTCGGTAAAAAAATGGACGAAGGGAGGGTACGCGACTACTGCGAAAAAGAAGACCGCCTGATCTATGATAATCCCCTCCCCGCTTCGACTTCTCTCGTTTTCGACGGTAAGGATAATATCCTTCTGGTACTGAGGAACTGTGAACCGGGGATCGATCAGTGGGCCCTTCCGGGAGGTTTCGTGGAGACCGGTGAAAGCCCGGCTGACGCGGCGATGAGGGAACTGAGGGAAGAGACCGGCCTGACCGGGAGGGACCCTGAACTTATAGACGTCATATTCCAGGAAAGCCTCTTCTATGGCACTTCGATCCTCATCATCGGGTACCGTGTAGATTCATTCTCGGGCGAGATCATGGCGGCAGACGATGCCTCTGAAGCCCGTTTCTTTAAAATCAGCGGTCTTCCCCCCCTTGCCTTTGACAGCCACTCCAAGATGATAAAAAAAGCCCTGGAGAAAGAGTGA
- a CDS encoding sugar kinase — protein sequence MSERMFWSNKMKKRYDITGLGYSATDYIGFVPRIPVENTKLELSSLTVQGGGPAATATVTAARLGLTAAFIGKRGDDDFGERSARELAGENIDISGIVIEKDGCSHFAFIMVNEETAERTILWSRGSISMLEAGEVDTSIIGQSRGLLIDSLEPAAALHAARFARENGIEVLIDAGTLREGVEEILPYCDHIITSETFSRQFSRGEGHAQTLRKLSSYGPHSAVVTVGEGGCLALVDGEVIEIRGFDVKAVDTTGAGDVFHGSYLFAVLQGLDTAGCCVFSNAVAAMKCRAAGGRAGIPSLDEVLSFLAANGHGGLFDPGSTGS from the coding sequence ATGTCAGAGCGAATGTTCTGGTCAAATAAAATGAAGAAAAGATATGATATTACAGGTCTTGGATATTCAGCTACCGATTATATAGGTTTCGTACCGCGTATACCTGTTGAAAACACAAAACTCGAATTAAGCAGCCTGACAGTTCAGGGCGGCGGACCAGCCGCTACGGCGACGGTGACGGCGGCGAGGCTGGGATTGACCGCGGCTTTCATCGGAAAGCGCGGTGACGATGACTTCGGAGAGAGGTCGGCCAGGGAACTTGCCGGAGAAAATATCGATATCTCCGGGATCGTCATCGAAAAGGACGGCTGTTCGCATTTCGCGTTCATAATGGTGAACGAAGAGACTGCCGAGAGGACGATACTCTGGAGCAGGGGATCGATTTCGATGCTTGAAGCCGGCGAGGTCGACACGTCTATAATCGGCCAGAGCAGAGGGCTGCTCATCGACAGCCTCGAACCGGCGGCGGCTCTTCACGCGGCCAGGTTTGCCCGCGAGAACGGGATAGAAGTCCTTATCGATGCTGGAACGCTGCGCGAGGGAGTGGAGGAGATACTTCCTTACTGCGATCATATAATTACAAGCGAAACGTTTTCCAGGCAGTTCTCGCGCGGAGAAGGACACGCGCAGACATTGAGAAAATTATCTTCATACGGCCCTCATTCCGCTGTCGTGACTGTGGGCGAGGGGGGGTGTCTTGCCCTGGTCGACGGTGAAGTCATCGAGATCAGAGGTTTTGATGTAAAAGCTGTCGATACGACCGGCGCGGGGGATGTCTTTCATGGCAGTTATCTTTTTGCCGTGCTTCAGGGACTCGACACGGCTGGGTGCTGCGTCTTCTCAAACGCCGTGGCGGCGATGAAATGCAGAGCTGCCGGAGGAAGAGCCGGGATCCCGTCTCTCGACGAGGTGCTCTCGTTTCTCGCGGCGAATGGTCACGGCGGTCTATTCGACCCCGGCTCGACGGGAAGTTGA
- a CDS encoding ABC transporter permease, protein MIRYILRRAILVPPVVVLVSLAVFSLLHLAPGGPTGVMSTNPKVNGDDIARIRENFGLDRPIAAQYLCWFRQVFLRFDFGRSYVTGRKVSEMIIERIPATLELMISSFVIALVIGGIAGIVSALKEGTVIDHMLSIVSITGLSIPVFWIALMAIYLFSLKTGLLPAGGRSSIGEEWSLLDRTRHLVLPSAVLSLTYLASWSRYLRTGLIEAFHGDFILTARAKGLNERTVILKHALRNGILPAMNVVLMQIPTIFTGAVITETVFSWPGMGRLFYEGLQRQDYTRVLGIIVISSLLIIFFNFLGDLLNIVVDPRIKVDRGRSINTSGQMALRTGPGR, encoded by the coding sequence ATGATAAGATACATCCTCAGGAGAGCGATCCTGGTCCCGCCGGTAGTGGTCCTTGTATCTCTTGCCGTTTTTTCTCTCCTGCACCTCGCTCCCGGTGGTCCGACCGGAGTGATGAGCACGAACCCGAAGGTAAATGGCGATGATATAGCCAGGATAAGGGAGAATTTTGGACTTGACAGGCCAATTGCGGCGCAATATCTCTGCTGGTTCAGACAGGTTTTTCTACGGTTCGATTTCGGCAGGAGTTATGTCACCGGCCGCAAAGTATCAGAGATGATAATCGAACGGATACCTGCCACGCTGGAACTGATGATCTCTTCGTTCGTCATAGCCCTGGTGATAGGAGGGATCGCCGGGATCGTCTCGGCGTTGAAGGAGGGAACGGTCATAGACCATATGCTATCGATCGTCTCGATAACGGGATTATCGATACCTGTCTTCTGGATCGCCCTGATGGCGATATATCTCTTCTCTCTTAAAACGGGATTGCTGCCGGCCGGAGGAAGGTCGAGCATCGGTGAGGAATGGTCGCTGCTCGACAGGACGCGGCACCTTGTGCTTCCATCGGCAGTGCTTTCACTGACATATCTCGCTTCCTGGAGCAGATATTTAAGGACAGGGCTGATTGAGGCTTTCCATGGGGATTTCATCCTCACCGCGCGCGCGAAGGGTCTCAATGAACGGACAGTGATATTGAAACACGCTCTGAGAAACGGGATCCTTCCGGCGATGAACGTAGTCCTTATGCAAATACCTACGATCTTTACGGGAGCGGTGATAACCGAGACGGTATTCTCATGGCCGGGTATGGGGAGGCTGTTTTATGAAGGGCTTCAGCGCCAGGATTATACCAGGGTCCTTGGGATCATTGTAATCTCCTCTCTTCTGATAATATTTTTCAATTTCCTCGGTGATCTGCTCAATATAGTGGTGGATCCACGGATCAAGGTCGATCGGGGAAGGTCTATCAATACTTCCGGACAAATGGCGCTTAGGACGGGACCGGGGCGTTAG
- a CDS encoding class I SAM-dependent methyltransferase: MTQKVLINENDHFKQFQEAERLLDAGEDNGAGMLYRKLIEVKGIESVALFRLGEIENRMGRALLSYNCHINAFIIDYRLASRITAESHPFHDYRYKKNDMRKTDRCPLCEGEGKPHWAYNMVTNADFNEGFDPVRLWLYCGKCNHLFASARPDDLTSVLSGSDNKQYQSPNPGLIPMLGTVVSTLYRRAPGKRFLDVGIGAGEMIAVAGEFGFDASGLEIRPAHAGRVAERLGVRVICADFSSFETSEKYDVICMGDVLEHIIDPVKAIERAARSLNAGGLLWISTPNFESAFSIMMKDKDPMKRVCEHLNYFSFASLKNILERCGFEVTDYGVSAHYNGSMEVTSIKKSGM; the protein is encoded by the coding sequence GTGACGCAAAAGGTTCTTATCAATGAAAACGATCATTTCAAACAGTTTCAGGAGGCTGAAAGGCTTCTTGACGCCGGTGAGGACAATGGTGCCGGCATGCTGTACAGAAAACTGATAGAGGTAAAAGGGATAGAATCGGTCGCTCTCTTTCGCCTTGGAGAGATAGAGAACCGTATGGGAAGGGCTCTTCTCTCCTATAACTGCCATATCAACGCCTTCATCATCGATTACCGTCTCGCTTCACGGATCACCGCCGAGAGCCATCCCTTCCATGACTACAGATATAAAAAGAACGATATGAGAAAGACCGATCGATGTCCTCTCTGCGAGGGAGAGGGAAAACCTCATTGGGCGTATAACATGGTCACCAACGCTGATTTCAACGAAGGTTTTGATCCGGTCCGTCTGTGGCTGTATTGCGGGAAATGCAATCACCTCTTTGCTTCCGCCCGGCCCGACGATCTCACGAGCGTCCTTTCCGGTTCAGACAACAAACAATATCAATCACCGAATCCCGGTCTTATACCGATGTTGGGGACGGTGGTCTCGACCCTCTATCGCCGCGCTCCTGGAAAAAGATTCCTTGATGTGGGAATAGGAGCGGGTGAGATGATCGCCGTGGCCGGCGAATTCGGTTTTGATGCCTCTGGTCTTGAGATAAGGCCGGCCCACGCCGGAAGAGTCGCTGAAAGGCTCGGTGTAAGGGTCATATGCGCTGATTTTTCCTCTTTTGAGACTTCTGAAAAATATGACGTCATCTGCATGGGAGATGTCCTCGAACACATTATCGATCCGGTGAAAGCGATAGAACGAGCTGCCCGGTCGTTGAACGCCGGAGGGCTGTTATGGATATCGACGCCCAACTTTGAAAGCGCGTTTTCGATCATGATGAAAGACAAAGACCCGATGAAGAGGGTTTGTGAGCATCTTAATTATTTTTCCTTCGCTTCTTTAAAGAACATCCTTGAACGCTGCGGGTTTGAAGTGACTGATTACGGCGTTTCAGCGCATTACAATGGTTCGATGGAAGTAACTTCCATAAAAAAATCCGGGATGTGA